Part of the Meiothermus cerbereus DSM 11376 genome, CGCCCCCAGCCCCACGGGAACCAAGATGTGACGAAACACAGGCACCTCCCAAACTCGAAACCAGGATGAATCCAAGGCATTACCAGGCTGTTACCAACTACAACGCTGGTGCGCGGGCAGAGCACCCCCAGGAAAACCTGGCCGTATAACCTTGCCCTGCCCGCAAATCACGCACTTTCCCAGCCTGGTACTCCAGAAGCCTCTACTCCTTTTGGCGGATGAAGCGGTAATGGTTTTGTAGCAAAATTAAGCCATGAAAAGGATGTCGTACCGTTCAGAACAGGTTGCGCCTGCGCTCGAGGTACGCACCTTGGGCCAGGTGGAGGTTTTGGTTGCAGGCCGTCCTGCTATCTGGCATGCCCATACTGCAGAAGAACTCTTCTTCTACCTGCTCTCGTACCCCGAGGGCAAAAGCAAGGCGGAAATCCTCGAGACCCTGTGGGGCCTCGACCCCGACCCAGTAGCCAACAACCGTTTCCGGGTAACGCTCTTTCGGATTCGCAGCGCCCTACAGAACCCACAGGCTATCCAGGAGGATCACGGACGCTATAGCCTGAGCGAGGCCGTTTTGCAAAGCACCGACCTGTACAGCTTCTACCAGGCGCTGTCCGAGGGCCACCGGGCCAGCTCTGATACAGCCCGTCTGGAGAGCTACCACAAGGCCATTGCGCTGTACCGGGGCGATTATCTGCCGGGTTTCTCGACCAACTGGGTCTCGCAGGCCCGCGAAGAACACAAAACCGCCTACGTGCAGGCCCTGCTCGAGGTGGCCCTCATCTACTACGACCGCACCGACTGGGGGAATGCCGCCACCTATCTCCAGCGGGCGCTAAAAGCCGACCCCTACCTGGGCGAGAACCACC contains:
- a CDS encoding AfsR/SARP family transcriptional regulator, with translation MKRMSYRSEQVAPALEVRTLGQVEVLVAGRPAIWHAHTAEELFFYLLSYPEGKSKAEILETLWGLDPDPVANNRFRVTLFRIRSALQNPQAIQEDHGRYSLSEAVLQSTDLYSFYQALSEGHRASSDTARLESYHKAIALYRGDYLPGFSTNWVSQAREEHKTAYVQALLEVALIYYDRTDWGNAATYLQRALKADPYLGENHHQRLMWCLAAAGDRYGAIEHYRRFVKFLHEELGDTPMPETQALAERIKLNQLLLPYPEMPSLYSHVA